ATCTGCCATCATCCACGGTCCGATCAAGCTTCAAGGTGCAAAAGTAAAAGCGAGCGATTTGCGTGCCGGAGCTGCATTGGTCATTGCCGGCCTCATGGCAGAAGGCATCACAGAAGTGACGGGCCTTGAGCACATCGATCGCGGCTACAGCAATTTGGAAGAAAAACTAAATGGGCTTGGTGCAACAATTTGGCGCGAGTCATTGACGCAGGAAGAAATTGAACAATTAAAAAGTTCATAAGATAATCCCAAATTGCGCTTAATGTGTTACAATAAACGGTGGATTGTGTTATACAATATACAAAATAACCAAACACTATGTTTTTGTGATACAGGAGGACGAGATCAATGGAACGAAGTCTATCAATGGAATTGATTCGTGTAACAGAGGCTGCTGCACTTGCTTCCGCCCGCTGGATGGGAAGAGGAAAGAAAGACGAAGCGGATGATGCAGCAACTTCTGCAATGCGCGACGTATTTGATACAGTGCCGATGAAAGGGACAGTGGTCATCGGTGAAGGCGAAATGGATGAGGCGCCGATGCTTTATATCGGCGAAAAACTCGGCACCGGCTACGGCCCTCGCGTTGATGTTGCAGTCGATCCACTTGAAGGGACGAATATCGTGGCTTCAGGCGGTTGGAATGCGCTCGCTGTATTGGCTGTCGCAGACCACGGAAACCTTCTTCATGCACCTGATATGTACATGGATAAGATTGCGGTTGGCCCGGAAGCTGTCGGCCTGATCGATATCAATGCTTCGGTCATTGATAACCTGAAAGCTGTAGCAAAAGCAAAAAATAAAGGCATTGAAGACGTAGTGGCAACGGTATTGAATCGTGAGCGCCATGAACACATCATTTCCCAGCTCCGTGAAGCGGGTGCCCGCATCAAACTGATCAACGATGGGGATGTAGCAGGCGCCATCAATACGGCATTTGACCACACTGGAGTGGATATCCTGTTCGGTTCAGGTGGTGCACCTGAAGGGGTCATCGCAGCAGTGGCATTAAAGTGCCTTGGCGGAGAAATCCAAGGGAAGCTCGTACCGCAAAATGATGCTGAACTGCAGCGCTGCAAATCAATGGGGCTTGACGTGGATAAAGTACTCCGCATGGAAGATCTCGTTCGTGGAGACGATGCCATATTTGCCGCAACAGGCGTAACGGACGGCGAATTGCTTCGAGGTGTCCAATTCAAGGGATCTTATGGCTCCACGCATTCATTGGTCATGCGCGCGAAATCAGGCACGGTCCGCTTTATCGACGGGCGCCACAGCTTGAAGAAAAAGCCTAACCTTGTCATTAAACCTTAAAAACTAGTAAACTATAAGGAAGAAGGATTGAACGGAACGATGTCATCCGGACAATCTTTTCTTCCTCCTATATTGATTCTTTATAAACAATATGGTAAAAATAGATATTGTTTATAAGTGCTTGTTCAAATGGGGGCAGAGAGGGTCATTTTTACCTCTGGCAGATATAATTGGAAAAATAGATAAAAAAACAACACCATTTCACCTGATGATTTGGACAACCTCAAACAGAAAAAACAACACTGCATAAATAACACTTCTGCATTACTTCACTTTCTTCATTCAATCCTTAAAAATCTTTGACTTTCCATCCATCGTTAAAAACTGAACAGCCATTAATAGGATGGTCATTGCAATACAATACTGATAAGCGTGGTGTCATAATGGAAGAACTAACGATCATGGGCCTTGAAAATTTAAAGCTTAAGGAGCTTTATGAGCTGGCCAAAAAATACAAAATCTCGTATTACAGCAAACTGACAAAAAAAGAATTGATATTTGCCATTTTAAAAGCCAAGGCAGAGCAGGAAGGCTTCTTTTTCATGGAAGGCGTCCTTGAAATCATCCAATCAGAAGGCTTCGGGTTCCTTCGTCCGATCAACTATTCCCCGAGCTCAGAGGATATTTACATTTCTGCATCACAAATCCGCCGTTTTGACTTGCGCAACGGGGATAAAGTTTCCGGAAAAGTCCGTCCTCCAAAGGAAAATGAGCGCTACTACGGCCTGCTGCATGTAGAAGCAGTCAATGGAGAAGATCCAGAGTCGGCAAAGGAGCGAGTGCATTTCCCTGCGCTTACCCCTTTGTATCCAGACCGTCAAATTTTGCTTGAAACGACACCAAGGAATTTATCAACAAGAATCATGGATCTAGTGACGCCGGTTGGTTTTGGACAGCGTGGATTGATTGTTGCGCCTCCAAAAGCCGGGAAGACCATGCTGTTGAAAGAAATCGCCAATGCGATCTCAACAAACAATCCGGAAGCAGAGCTGATTGTTCTATTGATCGATGAGCGTCCGGAAGAAGTAACGGATATCGAACGTTCAGTAAATGCTGAAGTAATCAGCTCCACGTTTGATGAAGTGCCTGAAAACCATATCAAAGTGGCAGAACTTGTCCTTGAGAGAGCGATGCGTCTTGTCGAGCATAAGCGCGACGTCGTTATCCTTATGGATAGTATTACAAGACTTGCCCGTGCCTATAACCTGGTTATCCCGCCAAGTGGAAGAACACTTTCCGGCGGTATCGATCCGGCTGCGTTCCACCGTCCAAAACGATTCTTCGGTGCGGCGAGAAACATTGAAGAAGGCGGCAGCTTGACCATTTTGGCAACTGCGCTTGTGGACACAGGATCCCGCATGGATGATGTCATCTATGAAGAATTCAAAGGAACAGGAAACATGGAGCTTCACTTGGATCGCTCCCTTGCAGAGAAGCGCATCTTCCCTGCCATCGACATCCGCCGCTCCGGTACGAGGAAAGAAGAACTCCTCATGCCAAAAGAAAAGCTGGACAACCTATGGGCCATCCGCAAAGCCATGTCCGATGCGCCTGACTTCGCAGAACGATTCCTTCGCAAGCTGAGGCAGTCCAAGAACAATGACGAGTTCTTCAACAACCTGAGCGAAGAAGTAAAAGCAAAAAGAAGCTGACGTTTTCCATAAAAAGTGAGAAGGAATGCATGGACAACTTGTTGCATTTCGGCAGGAAACTTGCTATAATGTAGTCAATGTGTTTATAAATGAATGCGGTAAGGGGCTGTAGCGGAACGAACCTTTAGAGGGAAGAGGCTTCGGCTTCGGCGTTCCATAAATGCACTAGCTCATATCGCATTAGCGTATATAAAACTCTGTTTCAGATGATTCAGGGCGGAAGGAGATGAAAAGAATGAAAGCAGGAATTCATCCAGAATACAAGAAAATCAAAGTTAGCTGTGCTTGTGGCAACGAATTTGAAACTGGTTCTGTAGCAGATGAAGTGCGCGTAGAGGTTTGCTCTGAGTGCCATCCATTCTACACAGGACGTCAGAAATTCGCTGACGCAGGTGGCCGTGTTGATCGCTTCAACAAAAAATATGGCCTTAAGAAATAATTTTTCAAAAACAGGCAAGCATGAAAATACTTGCCTGTTTTTTTTTACTAAAAAAGCCTTTTTAAAATGAAATGGAAGCCAAAAATGGGGGCAGTCTATGAGGACTGTTTCTCTTTTTTGCTTTTTATCCCCTGTACATAAGTGGACAGGCTATAAATACAGATAGTAAGGACGAGGAAGGAGAGGCTGTTTCGTGTACCTCATGAAGCAAACAGGATGGGTAGAAATCATCTGCGGAAGCATGTTTTCCGGAAAATCAGAAGAGCTGATTCGCCGCGTTCGCCGTACCCAATTCGCAAAGCAGCAGATTGCTGTATTCAAACCTAAATTAGACAATCGCTACAGCGAAGAAATGGTGGTTTCCCATAACGGTACATCCGTCATCGCCAAGCCCGTGCAAATGGCTGCCGACATCGTAGAATTGGTTTCTGCGGATGTAGATGTCGTGGCAATCGACGAGGTCCAGTTCTTTGATGAAGAGATCGTCAACGTGATTCAAACATTGGCTGACCGCGGGCACCGTGTCATCGCAGCCGGATTGGACCAGGACTTCCGAGGCGAACCGTTCGGCCCGATGCCTGCATTGATGGCCATCGCTGAATCCATAACAAAACTCCAGGCAGTCTGCGCTGTCTGTGGATCGCCAGCAAGCAGGACGCAGCGCTTAATCGAAGGCAAACCAGCCTGCTATGATGATCCGATCATCCTGGTTGGAGCATCGGAAGCATACGAACCGCGCTGTCGCCACCACCACGAAGTACCAACAGGCATCAGCAAGCACGTTGAAACAGCCTTAAAAAACAGCTAATAAGAAAAGCGGAAGCGCCTAGATCAGCCCCGACCAGCATAAGACGGAACTCGAAGGAAATCCTGATTTCCGTAGAGTTTTGACTTATGACTCGAGGGGCTAGGCGCTGAAGCTGGACATTAAAGAAGAACCGCCCCGCTGCACAGGACATCTTCCTGTAAGCGAGGGTGGTTTTTTGTTTGAGTTGGGCCAAAAAATCTCCCATTTGCATGAATAGAACCTTCCGGCATTCGGAAACGCTATAAACGGAGGTGTCTGAAATGATAAAATGGATAATTGGCTCAATCATGATCATCAGCTTGATGAGCGGCTGCGGCGTCAGAAATGACTCCACATATTCCAACGAAAACGACGTGAATGGACAGCGCTTCGTCAACAATAAAATCAATAAAGCATGGCCGGATGAAGAGGCAAGGCAATCCGGCTGGAATAATCAAAACCCTAATTTTGTCGGCCTTTCCGATACGCCGCCGAGCATGGAACGAGACATGGATAAAGCCCGCCAAGTCGTGAAGGAATATACAGAGTATACGCCCGGTGGAGTCTGGATCAACGGAAACACGATGAACGTCACTGTTTATACAAACAAGGATTTTTCAAGCAAAAAAGAAGCAAAGAGAGCAAAAGACAAGCTTCATAAAATCATCTTGCAGGCGTTCCCGCGCTATAACGTCGACGTGAAGATCAAACACAAATAAGAAGAGTACCCACACGAGGAACCTGCCTTTCGCAGGTGCCAAAATGGTGGGTATTTTCTTTACGGGCCCACTTCTGTATACTATAATTATTATGTTATGGACTAAAATTTGAGGTGAAAAACTGTGTTTGATCGCTTGCAAGCAGTTGAAGATCGCTATGATAGACTGAATGAACTTCTTAGTGATCCTGAAATCGTGAATGATCCAAAGAAATTAAGAGAGTATTCAAAAGAGCAGTCCGGAATTCAAGAAACTGTTCAAGTTTACCGTGAATATAAAGAAGCGCGCGCACAATTCAAGGATGCTAAAGCAATGCTTGAAGAAAAGCTTGATGCTGAAATGCGCGAAATGGTCAAAGAAGAAATCAGTGAATTGGAAGAACGCATCGAAGAATTTGAGGCGCGTTTAAAAATCCTCCTTATCCCGAAAGATCCGAATGACGACAAAAACGTTATCTTTGAAATCCGCGGTGCAGCAGGGGGAGACGAGGCAGCCCTTTTTGCCGGAAACCTTTACCGCATGTACAGCCGATTCGCAGAAATGCAAGGCTGGAAAACGGAAATCATCGATGCCGCACCAACAGGCCTCGGCGGATACAAAGAAATCATTTTCATGGTCAACGGGAACGGAGCTTTTTCCAAGTTGAAATATGAGAATGGCGCCCACCGTGTGCAGCGCGTTCCGGAAACCGAATCAGGCGGACGCATCCATACGTCTACTGCTACCGTGGCATGCCTGCCGGAAGCGGAAGAAGTGGAAGTTGAAATCCATGATAAAGATGTCCGCGTCGACACATTCGCTTCAAGCGGACCAGGTGGACAGAGCGTAAATACAACCATGTCTGCCGTTCGTTTGACACATATCCCGACAGGAACGGTTGTATCTTGCCAAGATGAAAAATCACAGATCAAAAATAAAGAAAAAGCGATGAAGGTCCTTCGTGCCCGCGTCTATGATAAATTCCAGCGTGAAGCACAGGCGGAATACGATGCACAGCGTAAATCCGCGGTTGGATCCGGAGACCGCTCAGAACGCATCCGCACATACAACTACCCGCAAAACCGTGTGACGGACCACCGCATCGGATTGACCATCCAAAAGCTTGATCAAATCCTTGAAGGCAAATTGGATGAAATCATCGAAGCATTGATAATGGAAGACCAGTCCAAGAAGCTTGAAAGCATGCAGGACTAATCCATGCCATTGAAAGTATTCGAAGCCCTCAAATGGGCTTCTTCTTATTTAAAGAAGAAGCAGCGGGATGAAAATGCGGGTGAACTCCTGCTGCGCCATTTGATGAAATTGGACAGGTCGCAGCTTTTTGCCAATCAGCAGATGGAGATTCCGGTTGAAACAGAAGCAGAATTTAAGGCGGCCGTTGAGGCGCATATCTCCGGAACGCCGGTCCAGCATCTCATGGGGTATGAGGAATTCTACGGCAGAAAATTTCATGTCAATGAACATGTATTGATTCCACGGCCCGAAACAGAAGAGCTGGTCTATGAAACGCTCAAAAGAGTGAAGAGGTATTTTACCGCTACTGCAGGTCTGAAGCTAGTGGATATTGGGACAGGTTCAAGTGCAATTGCCTCGACGATGAAATTGGAGATGCCGGAACTGGATGTGTCAGCATCGGATATTTCAGAGGATGCCTTGAAGATGGCGAGGGAGAATGCAGCTCGTCTTGGGGCAGAGGTGGTATTTTATCAAGGGGATTTGCTTCAGCCTTTTATTGAGGCTGGGAGTACATTTGATATCGTGCTTTCCAATCCTCCATACATTCCGAATCATGAAAAAGAGGAGCTCTCGGATGTGGTTAGGGATCATGAACCGCATACCGCTTTGTTCGGCGGCGAAGACGGACTCGATCTGTATCGTCGTTTTGCCGAAGAATTGCCAGCGGTGGTCGGTGATCGTGCCATCATTGGCTTTGAATTTGGAGCAGGCCAGGGCGAATCCGTGAAAGAAATCATGAAAAAAGCATTCCCGATGGCCGAAGTTGAAGTGGTATTTGATATTAATGGAAAAGACCGGATGGTTTTTTGTGAATTATAGCGCTCTTCCCTGTGTGGGAGGGCGTTTTTTTGGTGTCTATGCGCCGGAAATTGGGGTTTATGCTCGGGAAACTGGCTCTTTTGCGCCGGCTCAGGGGCTCTATGCGCAAAAGTTATCTCCCTATGCGCTAAAACCCCCTCTCTTTGCGCTGCTTAAAATCATTCTAATCTGCCCCGCGCCCCTACGCCACGCCTGCCTGCCCTGCCCCGTCGCACTCCAACCATCCCAGCCCAACGCCACACCACTCTAACTCTATGAAACTTTCAATCCGAATTTTTTTCAAATTCATAGTTTAAGATTCCGGGTCCGTGTCCATACTGTTCTTATCAGGGAGAAGAGGGGACGGAGCAGACATGAAACGTAAATCATATGCTTGGATCTATTTAATCGTATTATCATTGGGGACAATCCTCAGTTTGTATATACCAAAACAAGAAACGGCCGCGCAGGATGCGATGGTGATTCCGGATTCAGCGATCAGGCTGCGAATCCTTGCAAACAGCGACAAGTCGGAAGATCAGGCGGTCAAGCGCAAAATCAGGGATGCCGTGAATGCAGAAATCACTAAGTGGGTGGAAGACCTTACTTCCATAGAAGAAGCAAGAAAAGTCATCAAGTCACATCTTCCAGAAATCGAAGAAATCGCTAAGCAGGAAATGAAGAATCAGCACATGGATCAAAGCATCCACGTCAAATTTGGCAAAGTGAACTTCCCAACAAAATTGTATGGACAGTATTTATATCCTGCGGGCGAGTACGAAGCCATTTTAATCACACTCGGCAAAGGAGAAGGAGCCAACTGGTGGTGCGTACTATACCCTCCATTATGCTTCCTTGATTTCTCAAATGGCGTAGCCGTCAGCGAAGGATTTGAAGATAAATCGGCAAAAGCTCAAGCGGCAGAAAAAAAGGGAGACGTTCAAGAAAAGGATGCGGTACAAGAAAATAATACAGTTCAAAACAAAGTGCTGCCGGACACAAGCCACGCTGAAAAAATTGAAACAGCTTCTTCAGCTGAAAAGGAAGAAACGCCGGTTTATGCAGGAGATGAACAGCAAGAAGTAAAAGTGAAATTTTTCGTAGTGGAACTTTTCGAAAAGCTATTCTAAGCCGAAAATAGAGAGCCTCGTGCTTTCTATTTTTTTGTTCTACTATTTCCACCTCTCCATATACATGTTAATAGATTACGAAAAGCATAGGGGAGGAAATGAGATGAAAGTCATTCGGCAGGCGGAAAGTTTGGATTTAGATAAGCTGGTAAGCTTTTTGACAGCGGCAGGCTTGAGCACAGAAGGAGTAAAAGAGTCGATTGATTACTTCTTGCTCATCGAGAATGAGCAGGGGAAGATTTTTGGGACAATGGGAATCGAGCCTTTTGAAACAAGCGGGCTGCTCCGCTCCCTGGTCGTAGTCAAGGAAATGGGCGAGGAAGGGTTATTAACACTTTTTCAACAGATGTTTAAACTTGCGAAGGAAAGAGGGTTATCCACATTATATTTGGCAACCAATAAACCTTCTTCCTTATCGTTTCTGGCCTGGATGGGATTTTCACAGGTGGATAAACAGGATCTTCCTCCTGAAATTGGCCAATCAGCCCACGGCTCCGAGTTATTAACAAATGTCCAAAGCACTTTTATGAAATTATCCTTATAATAATGAAAAATCAGTCATTTATCCCCACCTATCCACAAAGTTATCCACCGTTCTTTAAATTTTATTCACATATTGTGGATAAAGCTTGAGTAAGTTGTGTATTTTTTATATACTTGCCATGGTAAAATGGTAAAAAACCAATTAGTAGCTAGTACTTATAGCAGTATATAAAAAGGTGGATGAAAATGAAAACTATCAAGTGGATTGTGGATAAACATGTGAATGAACAAAAGGATTATCCACATATCTCACAGGCAGCTGAATTTTTGAATAATAATGAAGTCGTTGCTTTCCCGACAGAAACGGTTTACGGTTTGGGGGCAAACGCCCGATCTACGGAGGCGGTAGCCAAAATATTTGAAGCGAAGGGCCGCCCAAGCGACAACCCATTAATTGTCCATATCGGAGACCGTGCCCAGCTGCCGGCTCTTGTAAAGCAGATCAATGAGAAAGCGGAGAAGCTCATAGAAGCATTCTGGCCGGGGCCATTGACCATCATTTTTGAAAAACAAGATGGGGTCTTTTCGGATAAGGTGACGGCAGGGCTCGATACAGTCGGCATTCGTCTTCCCGATCACCCCGTTGCCATGGCGTTAATAAAAGAGGCGGATCTGCCGATAGCTGCGCCTAGTGCAAACCGTTCAGGGAGGCCGAGTCCAACGACTGCCAAACATGTCCTGGATGACCTTGAAGGAAAAATAGCAGGAATCGTTGATGGCGGGGCAACAGGTGTCGGGGTAGAGTCGACGGTCATCGACTGTACGGCAGAAACTCCGGTCATCCTCCGTCCGGGCGGGGTTTCAAAAGAGGAGATTGAATCGATCATCGGACCCGTTGAAATCGATGCAGTTCTCCTGAGTGGAGAAGGAGCACCAAAATCACCGGGGATGAAATATACGCACTACGCACCGGATGCCCCCCTTTACTTAATGGAGGGAAGTCCGGAAAAAATTCAAACCTTGGTTGATGACAAACAAAAAGAGGGTTTAAAAGTAGGGGTTCTCGCAACAGAAGAGTCTAAAGGAATCTATTCCGCAAATGTGGTAATTCCATGCGGCTCCCGGAAGGATCTCCCTACGGTCGCACAATCGCTCTACGATGTCCTGCGAGCTTTCAATGAAGCCGATCTGGATATGATTGTGTCCGAAGTTTTTCCGCGGGACGGGATCGGGACGGCAATCATGAACCGCCTCGAAAAAGCAGCTGGACACCGCTGGCTCTAAAAATGCTTCTAAATGCCTTTGGACGTGCATAAGATTTTTGTAGGCACGTCCAGAGGAGGAAGCAAAGTGACATCAATAATAGGCGAATTAATAACACTAATGCTAATGGCGTTTGCGCTTGGAATGGATGCATTCTCGATTGGGCTGGGAATGGGCATGTATGAGCTTCGCCTAAAGCAGATATTTTACATAGGTTTGACGGTAGGGATCTTCCATGTCTGGATGCCCCTCTTTGGGATGATTGCCGGCAGGTTTCTGTCGGATCAATTCGGCACATTTGCTGGATATGTTGGAGGGGCATTGCTGATTCTTCTCGGGCTGCAAATGTTTATCTCGAGCTTCAAAAAAGACGAAAAGCCATTGATGGCGCCAGTCGGATTCGGGTTAGTGATATTTGCTGTCAGTGTCAGCCTCGACAGCTTTTCTGTAGGTCTGACTCTAGGAATCTATCGTGCCAAAACCGCCGCAACACTGATATGCTTTGGAATGGCTGCAGCCGTCCTTACCTGGTGCGGCTTATTGATCGGCCGAAAAGTACAGGGCCTTCTTGGCTCCTATAGTGAAGCATTGGGTGGAAGCATTCTCTTTGCGTTTGGAATCAAGCTTTTGCTGCCAATGTAAAAATGAAAAAGCGAACATTTATTCCCCGGGAAACCTCGGGGATTTTTTTGCTTTTCCGTTTCCTTATTGTGACAAATTATAGAATTTCCCCTGAAAACTGGTAAATTAAATGGGTAGAGCACTTTGGGTATGTTAATTAATTTTATATAATGAAAATGAAGGAGGGATGACAGTGAAAAATGTCCTATTTATTTGCACAGGAAACACATGTCGGAGCCCCATGGCAGAGGCAATCTTAAAGAGTAAAAACCAGGAGGGCGTCACTGTTCGTTCTGCAGGAGTCTTTGCATTTGACGGCTCGCCAGCATCTGAGAATACAACCATCATCCTGAACGAAAAAAATATTAAGCATAACCATTCTTCCAAACAGCTGACTGAGGAAGATGTAAAATCTGCCACTCACATTTTTACGATGACCGAGAACCATAAAGCGACTATCATGAATCTTTATCCATTTGCGGCTGATAAAGTGTTTACCTTATATGAGTTTGCAGATGGAAATAAGATGGATGTAATCGATCCATATGGAGGCAGCGTTGAAATTTACCGGGAAACTTTTCATGAATTAGATAAACTTATTGAGAAATTGCTCGATAAATTAGATAAAGGGCAATAATGGGTTTATTTTGGGGGAGGAAAACAAGGTGGAGAAGCAAAAACAGAAAAAGAAGAAGTACAAATTCGGTCTGCGCAGGAAACTAGTATTATTCACTACGCTGCTTGCAATCATTACCTATTCAACGAGTGCGGTCTTTATTTATTTTGTTTATCCTGAATTTGGAAAGGGTGTAGTAAGCCAAGGTGCTTTCACTACTGGTACATTAGCATTGGGGATTGTTTGGTCCGGGCTGTTGACGTTCTTTGCTTCCGGCTTCATTACGAGGTCATTGAAGAAGCTTGAACAAGCGGCGCT
This window of the Falsibacillus pallidus genome carries:
- the glpX gene encoding class II fructose-bisphosphatase — translated: MERSLSMELIRVTEAAALASARWMGRGKKDEADDAATSAMRDVFDTVPMKGTVVIGEGEMDEAPMLYIGEKLGTGYGPRVDVAVDPLEGTNIVASGGWNALAVLAVADHGNLLHAPDMYMDKIAVGPEAVGLIDINASVIDNLKAVAKAKNKGIEDVVATVLNRERHEHIISQLREAGARIKLINDGDVAGAINTAFDHTGVDILFGSGGAPEGVIAAVALKCLGGEIQGKLVPQNDAELQRCKSMGLDVDKVLRMEDLVRGDDAIFAATGVTDGELLRGVQFKGSYGSTHSLVMRAKSGTVRFIDGRHSLKKKPNLVIKP
- the rho gene encoding transcription termination factor Rho; the protein is MEELTIMGLENLKLKELYELAKKYKISYYSKLTKKELIFAILKAKAEQEGFFFMEGVLEIIQSEGFGFLRPINYSPSSEDIYISASQIRRFDLRNGDKVSGKVRPPKENERYYGLLHVEAVNGEDPESAKERVHFPALTPLYPDRQILLETTPRNLSTRIMDLVTPVGFGQRGLIVAPPKAGKTMLLKEIANAISTNNPEAELIVLLIDERPEEVTDIERSVNAEVISSTFDEVPENHIKVAELVLERAMRLVEHKRDVVILMDSITRLARAYNLVIPPSGRTLSGGIDPAAFHRPKRFFGAARNIEEGGSLTILATALVDTGSRMDDVIYEEFKGTGNMELHLDRSLAEKRIFPAIDIRRSGTRKEELLMPKEKLDNLWAIRKAMSDAPDFAERFLRKLRQSKNNDEFFNNLSEEVKAKRS
- the rpmE gene encoding 50S ribosomal protein L31, whose amino-acid sequence is MKAGIHPEYKKIKVSCACGNEFETGSVADEVRVEVCSECHPFYTGRQKFADAGGRVDRFNKKYGLKK
- a CDS encoding thymidine kinase, with amino-acid sequence MYLMKQTGWVEIICGSMFSGKSEELIRRVRRTQFAKQQIAVFKPKLDNRYSEEMVVSHNGTSVIAKPVQMAADIVELVSADVDVVAIDEVQFFDEEIVNVIQTLADRGHRVIAAGLDQDFRGEPFGPMPALMAIAESITKLQAVCAVCGSPASRTQRLIEGKPACYDDPIILVGASEAYEPRCRHHHEVPTGISKHVETALKNS
- the prfA gene encoding peptide chain release factor 1, translating into MFDRLQAVEDRYDRLNELLSDPEIVNDPKKLREYSKEQSGIQETVQVYREYKEARAQFKDAKAMLEEKLDAEMREMVKEEISELEERIEEFEARLKILLIPKDPNDDKNVIFEIRGAAGGDEAALFAGNLYRMYSRFAEMQGWKTEIIDAAPTGLGGYKEIIFMVNGNGAFSKLKYENGAHRVQRVPETESGGRIHTSTATVACLPEAEEVEVEIHDKDVRVDTFASSGPGGQSVNTTMSAVRLTHIPTGTVVSCQDEKSQIKNKEKAMKVLRARVYDKFQREAQAEYDAQRKSAVGSGDRSERIRTYNYPQNRVTDHRIGLTIQKLDQILEGKLDEIIEALIMEDQSKKLESMQD
- the prmC gene encoding peptide chain release factor N(5)-glutamine methyltransferase, producing the protein MPLKVFEALKWASSYLKKKQRDENAGELLLRHLMKLDRSQLFANQQMEIPVETEAEFKAAVEAHISGTPVQHLMGYEEFYGRKFHVNEHVLIPRPETEELVYETLKRVKRYFTATAGLKLVDIGTGSSAIASTMKLEMPELDVSASDISEDALKMARENAARLGAEVVFYQGDLLQPFIEAGSTFDIVLSNPPYIPNHEKEELSDVVRDHEPHTALFGGEDGLDLYRRFAEELPAVVGDRAIIGFEFGAGQGESVKEIMKKAFPMAEVEVVFDINGKDRMVFCEL
- the spoIIR gene encoding stage II sporulation protein R; the encoded protein is MKRKSYAWIYLIVLSLGTILSLYIPKQETAAQDAMVIPDSAIRLRILANSDKSEDQAVKRKIRDAVNAEITKWVEDLTSIEEARKVIKSHLPEIEEIAKQEMKNQHMDQSIHVKFGKVNFPTKLYGQYLYPAGEYEAILITLGKGEGANWWCVLYPPLCFLDFSNGVAVSEGFEDKSAKAQAAEKKGDVQEKDAVQENNTVQNKVLPDTSHAEKIETASSAEKEETPVYAGDEQQEVKVKFFVVELFEKLF
- a CDS encoding GNAT family N-acetyltransferase, whose product is MKVIRQAESLDLDKLVSFLTAAGLSTEGVKESIDYFLLIENEQGKIFGTMGIEPFETSGLLRSLVVVKEMGEEGLLTLFQQMFKLAKERGLSTLYLATNKPSSLSFLAWMGFSQVDKQDLPPEIGQSAHGSELLTNVQSTFMKLSL
- a CDS encoding L-threonylcarbamoyladenylate synthase → MKTIKWIVDKHVNEQKDYPHISQAAEFLNNNEVVAFPTETVYGLGANARSTEAVAKIFEAKGRPSDNPLIVHIGDRAQLPALVKQINEKAEKLIEAFWPGPLTIIFEKQDGVFSDKVTAGLDTVGIRLPDHPVAMALIKEADLPIAAPSANRSGRPSPTTAKHVLDDLEGKIAGIVDGGATGVGVESTVIDCTAETPVILRPGGVSKEEIESIIGPVEIDAVLLSGEGAPKSPGMKYTHYAPDAPLYLMEGSPEKIQTLVDDKQKEGLKVGVLATEESKGIYSANVVIPCGSRKDLPTVAQSLYDVLRAFNEADLDMIVSEVFPRDGIGTAIMNRLEKAAGHRWL
- a CDS encoding manganese efflux pump MntP family protein, translated to MTSIIGELITLMLMAFALGMDAFSIGLGMGMYELRLKQIFYIGLTVGIFHVWMPLFGMIAGRFLSDQFGTFAGYVGGALLILLGLQMFISSFKKDEKPLMAPVGFGLVIFAVSVSLDSFSVGLTLGIYRAKTAATLICFGMAAAVLTWCGLLIGRKVQGLLGSYSEALGGSILFAFGIKLLLPM
- a CDS encoding low molecular weight protein arginine phosphatase, with amino-acid sequence MTVKNVLFICTGNTCRSPMAEAILKSKNQEGVTVRSAGVFAFDGSPASENTTIILNEKNIKHNHSSKQLTEEDVKSATHIFTMTENHKATIMNLYPFAADKVFTLYEFADGNKMDVIDPYGGSVEIYRETFHELDKLIEKLLDKLDKGQ